atttatttaacaacaCTTATCTGCCTATGTAGttgcagaattgttaatgaaaatatgggaattatatttgaattttaacctaattaatattaataagttcttacatgatgaaaaaaacccaaataaattatgaattaagctttttattaaaaaatatcattcaatacatttatttttattaaaagtaaaaaaatggaataaagggtacaaaaactacaatttataattttaatcatcttctttcTCTTCATCGTCGTCTTCCGGTTGCTGGTAAATGTCAAACGGGTCTTCATTATCACGGGTCTTCAAcgacatttgtctcaagttcttccatgatttcggggtcaaaggttccatcttcgttaatgtcgctctgatatggtagagcattgaaacaagcttgcccattacattggccacaagctaaagagcattgcaagcccgctttcctgcatccgcatcgcgaaccacaaccactcttgcagttgcagaaaattgtatttagcaaatcttctGGAGCAGGTGGTAAAATTGTCATAGGCTCCAGAAAATCATTTTGCATTGCCCAACCCCATACCTGGGGTTCCAAATCAtgccctaaccaagtttgaacttgataatatacacgtttgaaatgttgatgagcagctgcacttgttggtggaatatttgaaagctgcacaggtttattaagttttgtagaCTTGACGTAATGCATATAACAAAGATGATCAAGACTTTTCAGATTTCGGAGCATTATAGACTGCCAATAAAGTTTGAGTTCCACTCTAATAATCTCTGGGCCgaacaattttcttcctcaaatgctgcagctagttcatccaaatttgtcagtttctcaaaaacttttaaagatgattttttttccctttttaaaaagcgCAGAAGTTGTGTCACAGCCACTTAATGCgtgcagaaataaaatatgtgttttagaatgaggataattatcaaaacttttagaCCAGTATATCTCCGTTTTTACATTTCCTTTcccaacttttttaaagaaaatttcttgtttgtAAGACAGTGTATGCCCAATTAAAATGACAAGTAAATCAATATCTTGTCCTATTATAACTGCAGTTTTTTCAGACTTTGATTCTTCAATTGCAGTTTCAACAATAAGAACATCCGCATCATCTCTGGCTTGTTTAGTAGCAATATTTGCAGcttgtaatttttcaattaacatATTAATGAGCATATCTTTGTTATTTCGATTTGATGAGAATTTTTCTTGAGAAACTGGTGCAACCATTGTTTCATCGAAacagacaaatatttataatcattgatttatcgatggcgcgttttcgaccggaggcaccggttgacctgaagtgatcctgtaaccgcgcgctctccgccctctatctcgaaaacggttcatcgtataaaaaaaatttttaaacaaaatttgtagagaattttgtgttctacaatattgataataaatacaaatagcaaaaaacccataggaaatgagacatttacaaaaaaaagtgcaaaaaaaaacgatttttgtgacctttgaccttgaaatttaatagttgcgtacaccctaccatatgtaggttttgagacaactgttagggtgtcaatatacaagtatttacagacttacagctgggtatctcgaattctgAGATTCTTACctattttaagcttaaatgactggactatgactgttaatcgaagggtcttcttcctcttttttaaagctttgactccgtccagaccactaagcatagtgtaagcataaaaaaagtattggatttacctctagggaatcctttttgtgctgaaaaacattttcattgtatgctgaaatatagatttttctaatagcagtgttcaaccttttgtacaaatgaaaaaaatactactccaaattgaaactacgtgtttcacccagtaaacctttaattatttattcgtgcaattacgatataaaacattaaaattattatcaacttcattagtaagaaatcgttttctactcctctgcttttggctgaaaaaaaaacaaacattttgtctacgtttgaaaaattacacttttaaaacggactcagttcaactggtttttgttttgaattataattgttcaatgaaaagaaaaacatgtgccggcatttaagccgtaatggttaaagcagcctgctatgggaaattgttcaatattcaaaaataaaaacacttattttcaatcgaatttattacttctctagaatgtttgtttcaatcgctacgtgagatcttcctcattctttaatcaaatttcatgttttacaaataattttaaatcatataatgctggctaatgacaaaaaatagacgcatgatctttttttttcggcaaaaagcttttttgctgtttttcattacACATTCCTTCAATGATTTGCATTCGAAAAGAAAGGTGCAatcgctaggtttgttggagtgtcgtgttgttaatcagaatggcgccagttcgaatccgtgccaataaatatctctttaatatttctttttttttccgtcagatgctcacatgggtaggactgtatttgccacaacctgttttttcacatgcacaattactgctttttcacgagtcactcagccacactttttgtgatatttatgtttgcattgaaaataggtACAATTAAAAGATGAGCAATGATCAAATTATTTAaggaggttttgttactgatgtcttcaaattacatgccttctcttgtgcgcttacttttttccgtttacttttttcggttcttattcataatgttctttctttgaaatttttaaagagcgaaataccttatgaaacgattcaaagcacagtgcagagctccgcacgggtcgactagtatttaTTAATAGTTTACACCAGCAGATTGTCCCTAGCTAATTTTGGTAGCTGTAATCtgacatttaagaaaaaatatttctacagaTTTTCAATTGTATGAAATTTACATTAATCTGTATTTTTATTCCCTTTTAGACATCGCAGATAAATCAGCAAGTCTAAATATGATGTATGAAATTGTCAGTGGACTTCCACAGCCTAATAAAGATACTTTAGCTTTTTTGATGTTACATTTGCAAAGGTAGGTTGTTTCTTATGACTTTTTAGAGTATTTCCCTTTTTGGAGCTCATTAAGCATTGTTAATTgactaataattaaaatatctagttattttcatgaaaactagtttgagatattttaaatgaattcatcataaaaattatttcaaagtgCAATACATTCTATTTGCTGTCAtcaatatcaaaattatttaacttttgtaaatttaatttcaggttttttttaaaattacaattttcattttgatcaTGAAAGAATTGtgtctatttatttttcttctgaataGTTGTTATCAGTTGCTTTGTGTAGTGGAAACTGCCAGCAGTTTCATTCAGCTCACTTTGCTCACTTATCAAAGGCTACTCCAGGGATcatcaaatttataaatttcaaccCTTTATAGGTTGATGAATACCAATACTATCCAATCATTAATTTATCATTAGCAaggcaataaaaattatttttgatttaaatgtgtttttaatcttGAGCTATGTAgtgtagaaaaatgaaaatttgagtaATTTAACTGTGTAAActtttgacaaaacaaatattatgcaaaaaaatatccAAGACTTTGTAATACAGCATTTCTGGATTTAATTATATCCCTCAACTTGTATATACTACTATCTGACTTCAAATATGTTCGTTGTGTATTaacaaaacaatgaaataaattgaatccAGTGCCCTGACTTAAgactaaaacttaaatttcaaaataaactccGATATTCTTGCAAGCTTTACAAGACACTTCTTCTTCAGTGATTTACgtgcaaatatttttacaaaagaaaacgaATAACTTAAGTTACGTATAAGGTCCCTCCTCTCCCTCTTCTACACATTGGGGAGGGGAGAGGCAGGATGCAATAAGATAATTAACAAATTTTCAGAGGTGTATGATTATAAAAGTTTGACAGTCCCTGTGCTACACCATTGCAGTCTGCTAGGTGTGACTGCATTATTATTCTAATGTATTGCCCTAAACCAAGGTTTGCCAAATTTTGTCATGCATCAACACCCTGAAAGAATTTTAACTAGATCATCGACCCCCTACTACACcaaattctttaataaaatttttctattttctgtaCTAATGTAAAACTGACTAAAATTTTACACCCAGTTTGTTAGTCAGTTAAGCAATGTAGAGAGCAACTTAAATTCTTTGGTGATGGAATCACCTAAAAAGTTTTCATCATCCAAAATTTCAATTAAGAAAACTAACTTTGATCTCGTGGGAAATTCAAGGAAACAGGAAAAATCTTCGAATAAGAGGCGTTATCCAAGTTTCACAGTATAAGTAAACAAGATTTCATTGGaatgaaaaaaactttcaacaaagagaaaaatttataACAAGTATCATGAAATAAACTGTACATTGTAtaggaaaataatatttaattcaaaaatttttaatgaacaaagttattgcagtaaaattaatgataattaaaaacattaaggAATAACAAATGCAAGTTAATGAGAAGAAGGAGCTTGATGTCGAGCCCTCTATATGTTGATTTTAAAGTTGCTGAAAATTATTTGTAGATCCTCTTGTTCATTGCATTGTAGGTCGTTGCATTTAATATGTTGTTCTTAAAACATTGACATTGATGATGCACATCATGCTATGTTGATTAATAGTGATGTAAGTAAAGAAACAACctttgcaatattttatttatttgttcaatacttgcataaaagaaataaaatgtaagcccaaaatatttattaatgtacCTCGTGTTTGAAAAGTACCTAATGAAAAAGTCaggtttaaaatatatattcaatttgcatatatatatatatatatatatatatatatatatatatatatatatatatatatatatatatatatatatatatatgtagttgGCAACTAAAAACTtgacatgcaaacttcttgtcataATTTTACTTATGCTCTCTAGTGATTTGGACGAATACCGAATATTTGGCCACAATCTCTATTTGACCACAATCTGTAGGCTGAATATTTGGTATTTAGCCAAATCACTCGTGGGCATGCCAAATAgaatcatgacaagaagtttaCATGTcaggtttttaattgccaaccacgtgtaatgatttttttttttttttttgccagcactgtatatatatagtGTCTTTATATTTGTGCAAAACTGtgacatgttatttttttttttaagtgaataatgtctttaatattttttgttttatgatcAAGAGTTGCTGAGAATCCACAGTGTAAGATGCCTGCAGAAAATCTGTCTAAGGTGTTTGGCCCCACCATTGTAGGATATTCAACTGAAGATCCCTCAGAATCAAAGTTATGGAATGAAACAGAATATCAAACTAGAGTATGATAGTTTAAAATCTTATTATTGTTTTATGtgatgtgatgttttttttttttttttttgaaatgttagcTCTGTATTACTTTTTTCATGTAAAGAAAACCTTCACTAATTAGGATATTAATTATGTCTCTGAAACCAAGAGGATTCAGAAAATCTGGAAAGGAAATTAGAATCTTGGATGCAGGCCTTTTAATTTATAGATTCTGAGCCAAAAAGGGAATTACTTGAAAATTTcccaaaaattcaataaattatatTAGACATTTAATACAAATTCCATCATACTCTTCGATGGTGAATCTATTGTTTCTTTAGTTTCATCAGAAGCTATGCTGTGCAGGGCCCTTGCTAGGGATTTCAGATTGCTAACCAAATTCCAAAAGTTTTTGCCAAAGACTGAACTTTAgtaaattttagttgaatttaaaaaattttttaaagaaacttagaaaacaaagtaatattttatttaaaaaatgcaagtgtttatattttaaatatgcagcaTACACTAAAATTTACCAAACACTTAATATCAAATAATTTTGAGGATcgagaggaattttttttttatttttgtgaatttctgAGAATTTTCCATTTGCCAAGACTTCTGCCAAATCAGAGTCTTTTCTCCGAATTTTCGATTTTATTGAATTTTGCATGGTGGCAAATGCTTAGCATGGGTCTGCTGTTGGCCAATATaggtaaaatattaaatgaatatttacaatacttacttttaaaatacCTGCTTAGAGATGCATCAGATCATTTTAAAGACTATTTGCATGTTAAATCTCAGGGCATAAAGTAGTATAGGTTTATCTTAACACCatgtacaaaaactttttttcataacAACTGGAAATATATTCTACTAatggttaaaattattaattttaactatCATCTACTTTGGTTTTCCCCAGAAAATAACATCGTGCAAATTTTGATTACTGATAAATCTCATTCAAACTTGGCACCTCCAAACTTGACAGAAGaagtttaagctttttttttttttttttaatattaagagtTTTAAGAAAGTATATCTGTTCCTTTCAATGCAATACgtcaatattgttttaaaaactccaCAAATACTCTCATCTATATCATCACAATATGCAAAAgcaaattttgtattaaaatcaAGGTGCAATGTTCATTAGAATGCAATATGAACTTATTTGTAGCTGAGCATGTAattgaaatgaatttcatttctatACAAGGTGCGGGGAAAGttccacaattttattagatatttcaataggctgtaactaacacataattcaacaaatcaacaagttaaagcaataaaaattctttattgaaacaataataataacaataaacaaaaaaattataacaattgttcaaaattggctccttgggcttcaatacatttacagggccgcagtctgaaattgccgacgatgctcaCGCATgcatccaccgttatctcattccaggcattttgcagtggttggacgaccactccgtggacggtcAGCAGTCCCCTCCAGTCTCCTTGTATCGTTTCAGAGCatcatagactgttttactcttgaatccagtcgttcgaataatatcagctgttttcattcccttcttgtgtaatttaatgacagtaacacgcacattttcacaattcatagctcactaactcaatgaactaacaaacaGATGATTGAATATCAAgcacttttaatgccaataagcaatatgtgccaaataaatcgccaacaaaTGATTTTAACgccataaaaacattttaaacaaaattataggAACTTTCTCTGCACCCtttatttgaagaaattgatCCAGTGGAAATATTTTACAAGTGGTCTTTGTGATTATAAACTCTCTTttcaaactaaattaaaatataccATTATTCTTCTTTCTAACCCTGCAAATAAAAGGAATAGTGGAACTTGATTTCACTTGAAGCTTTAGTTACATAAGCTAATGTTCTGCAACTTTGAAAAACTAATGAAATATTATATGAACCCTTTTCTaaactcattttttcaatttctcaaaTATTTCAGGCAGTTCATCTTTTGTTACAAATATCTTCGGATTACTGGCAAAATTTGCTGAACATTGAACCTGATgttattgttaataaatatacGACACCAGACAGAATTGCAGGTGagattttattttccttatttcaatagattcaataaaataaatatttccctactaTTTTGCACTTCTCATAACTTACTTGCAGCATAAATCTATAACATGCTGCCAACTCTCTCAATTCGTTCAGCTGAATCCCGAATTTAATACCTTCTTCTGAACTCCCTGATCATGTAAATGTCTAACGAACTTAAAGCAAAACAAtga
This window of the Uloborus diversus isolate 005 chromosome 4, Udiv.v.3.1, whole genome shotgun sequence genome carries:
- the LOC129220816 gene encoding rac GTPase-activating protein 1-like, translating into MILKYFIDYLQGTIADYVSPTPPMIPSLIIHCLNEIELRGMNEVGLYRVPGSDREVKELMQKFLKSKNIPRLVNIADKSASLNMMYEIVSGLPQPNKDTLAFLMLHLQRVAENPQCKMPAENLSKVFGPTIVGYSTEDPSESKLWNETEYQTRAVHLLLQISSDYWQNLLNIEPDVIVNKYTTPDRIAGSSYTGSINENLTYI